One region of Culex pipiens pallens isolate TS chromosome 2, TS_CPP_V2, whole genome shotgun sequence genomic DNA includes:
- the LOC120414992 gene encoding uncharacterized protein LOC120414992 gives MEPAEFYTSMLVIPNKIAAIVGLDVFSKDYKTVSANLMGLISIYVLFAYVSVCTVVEVRHDVNDLIYCLVTVGIGLQGVMKIYTFLRYRKDLVWIQDYCKALYKEEGETHRAVLLDDITIMNVLTKIILGFYGFTSVFMLLAPMIKTYVTGHKYLTFGFWLPYIDRFSWLGYFCNFVMQFIILGATLVLVLYAIVTRAWIAGYTSCIFIIYEFFIFCYLPTLLEMKKEKLQQEIYNLPWYKMTTSDQKSLRLFLEATQQPNCLTMIFYPMNMPSFMEVMKIIYSILTLLLTIRND, from the exons ATGGAACCAGCGGAATTTTACACCAGTATGCTCGTAATTCCAAACAAAATTGCCGCCATCGTGGGGCTGGATGTGTTCAGCAAGGACTACAAGACTGTTTCCGCCAATTTGATGGGTTTAATCAGTATCTACGTGCTGTTTGCCTACGTTTCGGTTTGCACTGTTGTTGAGGTTCGCCATGACGTCAATGATTTGATCTACTGCCTCGTTACGGTTGGAATTGGACTGCAAGGAGTGATGAAAATTTACACGTTCTTGAGATATCGCAAAGATTTGGTTTGGATCCAAGATTACTGCAAGGCATTGTATAAGGAAGAAGGTGAAACTCACAGAGCTGTGCTATTGGACGACATAACGATCATGAATGTTTTGACCAAAATCATTCTTGGGTTCTACGGCTTTACGAGCGTTTTCATGCTTTTGGCACCGATGATTAAAACATATGTAACTGGGCACAAGTACTTGACATTTGGATTCTGGCTGCCGTACATTGATCGCTTCTCATGGTTGGGTTATTTCTGTAACTTTGTGATGCAATTTATCAT CCTGGGAGCAACGCTAGTTCTAGTTCTGTATGCAATAGTGACG CGTGCATGGATCGCAGGTTACACATCGTGTATTTTCATCATCtatgaatttttcatattttgttacTTACCTACCTTGCTGGAAATGAAG AAAGAGAAACTCCAACAGGAAATCTACAACCTGCCGTGGTACAAGATGACGACCTCGGACCAAAAGTCGCTGCGTTTGTTCCTGGAGGCAACGCAACAGCCCAACTGTCTGACAATGATTTTCTACCCGATGAACATGCCCTCGTTTATGGAAGTTATGAAAATTATCTACAGCATTCTGACACTGTTGCTCACGATTAGAAATGATTGA
- the LOC128093189 gene encoding uncharacterized protein LOC128093189 produces the protein MDFIKWLQKFKIFQHHYRNPEEFYQSLIESSTAIASVSGLGVLSKDFKIYNFNLICLNVVFAVYTIVCASTLYEIHGDFDDLVYCLVTVGIGLQGVMKMLTFVIYRKELVWTQEYTKSLYREEGKTHWNSVMSNLSILNVLTKCIAISYATMSTLMIGTSFVLTILTSKKTLTFGFWIPFLDRNSWLGYLCNFVMQFCMTVFITSENMGNDIIFFMVLLSSVTQIELLTIKVQDLETRMVINDSNLHKYIKEIVKRHQEHLR, from the coding sequence atggaTTTTATCAAGTGGTTACAAAAGTTCAAGATATTTCAACACCATTACCGGAACCCAGAAGAGTTTTACCAAAGTTTGATCGAAAGTTCCACCGCAATAGCTAGTGTTTCAGGTTTGGGCGTGCTcagcaaagattttaaaatctaCAACTTCAACCTAATCTGTTTGAATGTGGTCTTTGCGGTTTACACAATTGTTTGTGCGAGCACCTTGTATGAGATCCACGGGGACTTTGACGATCTTGTGTATTGCCTCGTGACTGTTGGAATTGGACTGCAGGGAGTTATGAAGATGCTGACTTTTGTCATTTACCGCAAGGAGCTTGTTTGGACTCAGGAATACACGAAAAGTTTGTATCGTGAAGAAGGAAAGACGCACTGGAATTCAGTGATGAGTAATCTttcaatattgaatgttttaactAAATGTATTGCTATCAGTTATGCTACCATGAGTACTCTAATGATCGGAACATCATTTGTGTTAACGATACTAACGAGCAAGAAGACCCTtacttttggattttggattccATTTCTAGATAGAAACTCGTGGTTGGGCTACTTGTGTAACTTTGTAATGCAATTTTGTATGACTGTTTTCataacttccgaaaatatgggAAACGATATTATCTTTTTTATGGTTTTGCTCAGTTCAGTTACCCAAATTGAATTGTTGACGATTAAAGTTCAGGACTTAGAAACCAGAATGGTAATAAACGATTCAAACCTTCACAAATATATCAAGGAAATTGTAAAACGCCACCAAGAACATCTCAGGTAA